The nucleotide sequence TGCTTTTTTAGCTGACTGAAGTTCCTACTTGTCACCAAGCAAATAAAGGGTTCATCTAAAATTATCCAATCACACTGTTCATTCACAATGCCAGATAAATTTAGACCTATTCCTAAACACCCATATGATAATTTGAGCCAACCTTTAGGCATATCATTGCAATTGAATCTTTGAATTGCCACGGGCTTAATCTAACAGAACTTTAATGAatgttgagagaaaaaaataaaataaaatcaggcAATAGACAAGCCGTTGCCACTGATCTATGTAAGTCTGAAAACCTTCAACATGAACCACCATGATGGGATCCCACTGCATGGCAACAATGTTTTTTAGTTAGTTGACAATTTTGATAAATTGTACATGCATCCCAAATAAACTAGTATAGGAGGAGAATGTACCTTTCAGTGTCCGATTTCATGAATTAGAACATTCATTTCCTAATAATGGTTCACATTGTAAGGTACTTCTTGAAATATCCACAAGTAATCTTTTTCTACTTCGATACCCTCAGTGCACATCCATAACACTAGGTCTACTCTGATAACAATCATCACATTCTAGCCCCAAAAACTAATTAGCCTAGTAGCAAAGCCCCTTTAAGATTGCGTACCATCATAAGCTTCCGCCCACATCCAACATCGCATTAATTGAGGCATCACATGTTTTAACACCAAAAAACAAACAAGCTACTCCAAAATATCGTCACAATCATAACAATTAACTGATTCAATTCTCCTAATGGACTAGCAGCCTGCTTTATGAACACTAGAGagatgataaaataaataattcaccTAATGAAGTATCATGTTCTAAGGTGGGGTAAAGTAACACTCTTAAACCAACAAAAAAATGTTGATGATTGAGATATCTGCTTGCTTCTGTATGTTTACTTTTTAACTATAATGTACTAACACAAGTCATATAAACTACGAAATTACATTATGGTAAAACAAGTCCTAGATACTGacctttggtatcagagcaacagcaTCGAGAAGCATCAACCATGAGTTGTAGCACAACTAATTTGTGAAATTGCTTGTACAAATGAAAAGCACTGAGGAGAAATAATAATCTTGGCGAACTGTTGCATCAAACTTTCACTAGTACAAACAGCCGCAAATCTTTATCCGTAAATACAAATGACATCATCCGGTGCCTTCAACCTCTACTTTGAATGCCCTGAGATCCAGAAACCATCCACTAAACCTGTCTCAGAATCTTCAGACCCGCAGCCAATTGCTCAGTAAAAGGAAGCACAACAGtatgatacatcattttcagatcgGAAAGAATCCATAGAAATCATTCTGAATTGGGGTCATGCATAGTGAAGTAATATTTGGCAAGAAGGAAGAAATGCGGAACAGTGACAGCAGAGCTCACACTTCATACGACTGTCTGTCAGCATGCAATCCAACCTGATAAAGCTCAAGTTGGTAGATAGCCCTAGGAAGCAATTCCCTTAGAGAGGGATCCTGCGCCAGTGGACTGCGGGCAACTGATTGAAGAGCCCCCAAGACCTTTGCACGTTCCAGAGCTTCACTCTTAGGAACGTGCAATGCCAAGTAGCTGAGAAGGATTACTGCCGGCAGCTGTGCCTTCTCTCCTGACCGGTGCAGCCGCATCAGCGCTGGCACCGCAGCGAACTCTATGATGGTTTTCGAGTGCTCCACGCAGAGGAAATTGTCTGGTTCAGCAAACTTCCCCAAAGCCCTGGCAGCTTCAGCCGCTACCTCTGGATTCCAATGTCCGAGCTGGAGCACGAGTGGGCTCAAAACCTTGGTCTCTTTTGCGGGAAAGGTTCTTGCCAAGCAGCCAATGGCCTTGATAGCTGCGATCTGAAGAACAATGCTGCTCCCCTGCTGCGCCACTCGAATGAGCTGCTCCACTACTGACTTGGCAGCTGGGGAGTTCATCTTGAAGGCTGAGCGCCGGAGATCCGCGTCAATTTCGGCTGCGGCTGCAATTTCCATCATGGCCATCATGCAGTGGTGCAGCAGCTCGCCTTTATCGAGCTCGATGATCTTGGACAGGCAGAGGAGGCCTTTGGTCTCGGTGATCTTGCGGCAGTTGGAAAGGCAGCCTTTGGCGAGCATCCAGAGAGCTTCGGCACAGGCGACCTTGAGCGCGAGCTTCACCTCGGGGCTCTCGTTTTCCCGGTCCTTGCGGTGGTGATGGTAGTAGTCCCGCAACAGAGATGAgcttctgctgctgctactgctgccgTCGCCGCTAAGGCTGGAATTACCGGTGGATGGCACCCCCATTCCCTTAACGAGGGAGTGGATGCTCGAGGGCTTTTTTGGCGCCGGCCGGAGTTCGTCGAGGGGCACCTCGAAGGAGAGGATCGAGACGAGCGGGCGGACGGCGTTCTCCCGGGCGAACTCCTCCTGCGCGTAGGGGTGGTGGGCGGCTAAGCGGGATACGAGGCCGGCGACCTGGGTCTGAAGGCGCATGCGGGAATCCGAGAGCACATGGACGATGACGGGCACGGCGAGCTCGCTGAGGATGACAGAGACGTTGTCGGCGGCGTTGGCGAGGTTGGAGAGAGCCACGGCCGCCGCGATCTGCGACTCGACGGCGGGGCCGTCGCGGAGGAGAGCGAGGAGCGGCGGCACGCAACCCTCCTCAAGGATGATCTTCTTGTTGCGGTCGTTGTCGAGGGCGAGGGAGGCGAGGGCCTGGGCGGCGTGCGCGCGGTCGGCGGGGGACCGGGCGGGGGACTGGACGGTGGCAGCGTAGCTCCAGACCCAAGCGAGGATGGGGTCGGTGCTGGCGATGGGTGGCAGGCTGATGGCgaatccgccgccgccgccgtcttcGTCGGAGTAGATGGAGAGGAGCCAGCGGAGATCGGCGGCGGAGGCGTCGAGGAGGGCGAGGGCCTTGCGAAGGTCAGTGGAGCCGGTGGTGATGGTGACGACGCGGCGGAGGAGGCCggcgcggcggcagcggcggacgAGGGCGAGGACGCGGTCGAGGGTCTTGGAGGACTCCGCGAGGATGCGGCGAACGGGGCGGTCGTAGGAGGGGGCAGGCGCGGATGCGGCGACGCGAGCGACGGAGCGAAGCAGGCCGGCGAGGTGGTCCGCCTTCTTCCCCGCGTCGGTACACTCCGACTTGAACGACTCCGCCTCGCGGGCGGCCGTGGCCACCCGCTCGGCCAGTAGGATCGGCAGCGACAGCTCCCCCTCCTCCACTGTTCCctttgctcctcctcctccgccaccaccGCCTCCTCTCCCGCTGTTCATGGCCATCATcggtctctatctctctctctctctctctcgatcgttCTCAAAGCGGGTGAAATAAATCCATGTTGAGTTACCCCTTCCAGACACGGAGGCGGGTCCCACCTTACACTCATTCCTTCTGAATCGGGTAAGTCTCAGCGTCTAACGAGGCCATGTCAGGCGCAGCGTCGACTCGGTCCGCTCCCCCGTCTGCACCGTACTACTACGGGGTCCCAGCTGACTCTCACTCCTTCTCAATTGGGTAAATTTTGAGTGAAACAAGTCCATGTTTAAGTCCACCCTCGACTCCGTTCCGACGCCCGTCCTCGGTTAATTCCGTGTGGGTACGTCGTCCGTGGGTGTCAGAGAACCAAGGGAAGAGGGTCCCACCTATTTCTCTTCTTTTCAATAGGGTAAGAACGTGGGTGAATAAATCCATGTAAGTTCAGCGTCGACTCTCTTCCCACCTTAATCTCCACCATCCTACCAAGGCGGTAAACACCGGACGGGTACGTCTTCCGTGGCTGTGGGAGAACCAAGAGAAGCGGGTCCCACCTATTTCAGTCCTTTTCAATCGGGTGAGAAACTAGGTGACTCGAATCCATGTAAGTCCAGCGTCGGCTCCCTTCGCCACCCCAATCTCTACCATCCTACCACAGCGGCAAATACGGTGGGTCAGGGTACGTCTTCTGTGGCTGTGCGAAAGCGAAGGAGCACGGGTCCCACGGCCAGATGGAGACCAGTTTGTGCCGTGGCAGTCCGCGTACGGATAGGTATCATGAACAGCACGATAGAACGTTAGGAACGAAGACTGGCATGAGTAAAAGATGATAATGGCCACGTAAGACCGTCTTAATTCATTGGACACGTGTACGACGACGAGGGGTTGGGTGGCATTTGTCGTGACGTCTTTGTTCCACCTGGTACATTCTTTTAATTAAACGAACGGAGTGGGCAATTATTGTGATGACATAATGATGACGTTGGAGACAATCGTCTTGAAATTGGCATTTCACCTCCAAGTTTTTCTCGACGGACGTGTGGAAGCATTGAAATTATGCAGTTGAGactcttcaattttgaagggaggTTAGGATACATTAGTGTGTTCGatccattaaaataaaataatataatattatatatacactACTATTGCAAGTTAAGTAAATTTTATGTACgtgaattgaaaaataaataaggTGACACTTAAAACAAGTTAAGTTTGAGATTTTATACATTaataatgtatatatattataaaatttttaaaacttaaGATTATTATGATCATTTCAACACTAAGAGAGatggtgaattagtgttttcatAAAAATATCGGTTTGAAAATTTTCGTTGGATGAAAATCGATAACGTAagtatgcttgacttagaataagtgaactaagcaattaactcagaaaGTAATAGCAAGAAGagcaaaacataaatgcaaaccaagtttatagtggtttggtcgtcgtaatctatgtccactctcgattaatcttccattgaggccaccgacgttcactaacgatcttctttcaatatgcgaagaccaactactcttttacaactctttctacttttgataaactaaaagagaacctttacaaccctcttttacaaggaaaTCCTCGACCTCCCTTGGAATAACCTTTAAGCTCAAGGAGGAAGGATTTAACTTTCTAACAAAGTTTTCACGCTCTAAATCACAAGTTTTCGTTCATTATTCTTGTTTTTCCTAAGCATAAATTagtagggtatttataaactccaaatggcttcaaagtttggagtcaaaatttaaatcctcgggtTTTCGagatattggcggtaccatcgcttgtgttgggtggtaccattgcctgcagcactaacactgagcagtaccactgcctgacatagtcagaGAGACTATGTCCGGACGATACCATTGTCGGGTTTTCTAGAATCGTACAGTTCATACATTCCAACTcataagcggttccaccgcctgttttggcgataccaccgcttgacataatatttgggtcattgaatgggcccaaTGAATCCAAATCAGCCCCAACTTAGGCCTAatgggcctctaattgagttagcataattaCACCTGAAACTAatttaattagacctaaactacttcgatctagacacaaTCGATTACAAACATGTATCTTATATTGttcgacatgttattggttcatccggcgcttcgtccgatccttcgacatttcgtccaatcctttggtactttgtcctctcctttggcgtattgtcCGATCCATCAAtatgttgacctcccacaacatctgatcttcttgaTGTAATATGTGATCCttctggcccaatgcccaaactcatggcatgaagtccttccgGCATGTCAACCAGTCCTCcgacgcgacgtccaatcttctgacataatgctctctagcccaacatctaATTCTCCTACTTTGATcaatttgtctttccatgatcaAAGTTACTCATGTGTCACTCATacgctgattagatcataacttcatcaattgatttcatcataaaaatttaatattcaataatctctccattttttatgatatcaaccaattgatgatggagtttaattaaactctccctatctatatgtcatattgaaagaaactttgaattcaagtcgaaatGATTTCAATCATGAATCATAATGATCATATGCAGCACACCATATCAACATAATCATTACttgtatcataagttgaagtattgcatgcataactctatcatacatattttttaaatataaaatcattattactttggACATAATAGAtaccaaaatattaatatttttaaattatcattacttctccctctttgtcatcaacaaaaaggagaaaagtacaactagcaagttttttagaCATGTAAGCTAGAAATTTTCTCTTCtaatgagatgtgcaagctagcaattctttggtTCTCTTGAATGTGTAAGTTTTAGCAatttttacttcttcttgaagtaggtaagctagcaattctttctcccattTTATCatggtaaaaaagaagggaataatataatgttgtaattcttttcctttatatcaattttcaaatcatgacaaatattaataacaaaaataaatttacatcaagagtgatcaatttgatgataggatatacatgtcattatacataataaaactcaagttgtaaatatcaagaagtcaagtgatatatcatggtttatttggataaattttctctttagtaaatagtgaAAAGGAGAATTCATAgaggataaaaaaaattgattcctAAAAAAGATACCTCAAgtcaagaaatcaaaagaaagttcatgatttggttgaaaaaatctcattcaaatcatcaaaatcacttttatagttcatgagattcaaaaaatatcataaatagattcatcaatctcttattcaaaaatTCAATAAGCTTAAGAGATAgagaaaattttaagaaaaatgtattccttttttttcaattgtttcaattcatacgattgatttcatacaagcagccCTGGTCTTCtaaacaaaagtcatgcatcatcgtttaaaaatgaaaaacaagtttcgtcataaaaattattaagatcaatAATATAATCATTAATAAATCATCTTCAAATAAAAGATTTGAttagttacaaataattttaattctaatgattttttctttatcatgtagtttcggctagtgagctttataaagtgttttggatctccggtcatatgccttagcatccactatcaagattttaTCTTTTGCTCATAGCTTTCGATTGTATACATTTCTATAAGAAAtgtgggtttgttctaggtattcatttaactttgggtccctcgtgattagatctacctatcttgtctATTAGtattaagtaatttatggttcctttaggtacccaaactaatttatgtgagtcacaatttttgaataaaaatttataagcaaaatgatcatatatatcacaaaaattacacttaactTTAGGGGGAACATGCAATTTGAGTCCTTTAATAAAAGTAGTTAACTTTTgtcgagtgttactcacaaacctGATACCTTCCTTTCTAcatacatgacccttattagcaacaatcatgtttaatgatttgctatcaattttaaattttttctaaTGCTTattctaataataatttttttaatatatgaatctaactctttatatttagtgtaaggagttaacatacaattatcatgcttattttttaattttttaaatttactaaagagagaggcatgatcctttttttaacattttatttttttaccaactaatttaaaatcatcaaataaatcatgaaaagtattaagtAATTTGTTGTAaagtaaagaagttttagttgagttgtatacctcatcgtcaaaagccaTCAAAACGTAGTTCGCCACCtcgtctttattggtttgcttctcgtcttccGATGTACTCGATTTATCACGTCGCAttgaatgctttttttttttgtgctagcATCCTCTTTTTCAATTATGGATATTCATTTTTGAGGTGCCTCGACTTTTTGTATTCGTAGCAAGttattgtgttctttttaagttcattcttattctttgattcttgttttatgaactttttaaatcttATTGTgatgagttcaaagtcatcatcacttgagtatttgctcgagtggtcttcttttgttctaagtgtcaaatcctttatattctttggaaggttgttctcatattcgtTATGTATCATagaagtcatttcataagtcattaatgacccaataagttctttaagagaaAAATAGTTTAAGTCCTTTACTTTTTTAATAgtagttattttttaatcccaactaTTAGGAAatgatcgtaaaattttattaacaagtttaaaattcaaaatttttttaccaagtgctttcaaaccattgatgacatccgtaaaacgggtgtatatgtctccaatggtttcgcttggtttcattcaaaacaatttaaagttatatatcaaaagattattttagactctttaactctacttgtgccttcatgtgtaattttaagcatgtgccaaatatcatatgcaGTTTCATACATAGTgctggtcataggtgccctagaagctaatcacgtgagtgatagcacgtgtgacataatacacattctttttgcttattatattttatcattttatcactttatatatatatatatatatatatatatatatatatatatatatatatatatatatatatatatatatatatatatatatatatatatatatatatatatatatatgtccatggatctgtgcaatgagaatcagattgtaatgagatcacgataatgagactgattcacattTAAATACAAACCttaaataattctggtcataggttactcaagagggacattgagataatcggacagactagtgtgttgtatacttgcccatatgatggaggcagttggtctcatagctgcttgtatcgggacactagggctatagtgcaagtgctcattggaaaatgagttcactaattgattcactcaaagaatgctggatggttgatgttaccttattgtcagatagcgatttcgtTGTCCTAGTagtgtacctagtccttagacttgagacaccaatgatgttatgtatgagtactccactttttgataccatacttataggattggaagttccagatctagtatagtcagTTATCggaagtggtagccaaccttacgaaaactattgagtgtcgatagaggattatccactcttggtgtcatgagaagaatatctcatatgttcttgttcAAATAAATCCttagccatggtcattcggattgatagagaaagagttatctaggagaatccgattagagcgagactcaagtagaaaccatatggactCAAGTagaatccaatggattggattcctctatatcgtctggggactacgacgtagtggcctagtacatctacaatcgatgagtcaagtgaattattatgaagataataattcattgaccaGAAGGAGttataacaggtatgactcacggccagctcgatattgggcctagagggtcatatacatatggtaagcattgcgataagtagaggttcggatatgagatatcagccggagcccctatcttattggatatccaataagcccctgaattattggatcttatgaatgagatccaataaaagtcaataagagattattggatagagattc is from Musa acuminata AAA Group cultivar baxijiao chromosome BXJ3-8, Cavendish_Baxijiao_AAA, whole genome shotgun sequence and encodes:
- the LOC135643972 gene encoding uncharacterized protein LOC135643972 gives rise to the protein MMAMNSGRGGGGGGGGGAKGTVEEGELSLPILLAERVATAAREAESFKSECTDAGKKADHLAGLLRSVARVAASAPAPSYDRPVRRILAESSKTLDRVLALVRRCRRAGLLRRVVTITTGSTDLRKALALLDASAADLRWLLSIYSDEDGGGGGFAISLPPIASTDPILAWVWSYAATVQSPARSPADRAHAAQALASLALDNDRNKKIILEEGCVPPLLALLRDGPAVESQIAAAVALSNLANAADNVSVILSELAVPVIVHVLSDSRMRLQTQVAGLVSRLAAHHPYAQEEFARENAVRPLVSILSFEVPLDELRPAPKKPSSIHSLVKGMGVPSTGNSSLSGDGSSSSSRSSSLLRDYYHHHRKDRENESPEVKLALKVACAEALWMLAKGCLSNCRKITETKGLLCLSKIIELDKGELLHHCMMAMMEIAAAAEIDADLRRSAFKMNSPAAKSVVEQLIRVAQQGSSIVLQIAAIKAIGCLARTFPAKETKVLSPLVLQLGHWNPEVAAEAARALGKFAEPDNFLCVEHSKTIIEFAAVPALMRLHRSGEKAQLPAVILLSYLALHVPKSEALERAKVLGALQSVARSPLAQDPSLRELLPRAIYQLELYQVGLHADRQSYEV